A window of Procambarus clarkii isolate CNS0578487 chromosome 9, FALCON_Pclarkii_2.0, whole genome shotgun sequence contains these coding sequences:
- the LOC123774835 gene encoding uncharacterized protein, with amino-acid sequence MDITLCEDNDKCITLCEDNDKCITLCEDNDKCITLCEDNDKCTTLCEDNDKCTTLCEDNDKCTTLCEDNDKCTTLCEDNDKCITLCEDNDKYITLCKDNDKYITLCEDNDKCITLCKDNDKCITLCEDNDKYITLCKDNDKYITLCEDNDKYITLCKDNDKCITLCEDNDKYITLCEDNDKYITLCKDNDKCITLCEDNDKCITLCEDNDKYITLCEDNDKYITLCEDNDKYITLCEDNDQHKTRCKDNEKCKENELKAMSRELVSKTTTSTTHIVYNNNNNNNNKC; translated from the coding sequence ATGGATATAACACTTTGTGAAGACAACGACAAGTGCATAACACTTTGTGAAGACAACGACAAGTGCATAACACTTTGTGAAGACAACGACAAGTGCATAACACTTTGTGAAGACAACGACAAGTGCACAACACTTTGTGAAGACAACGACAAGTGCACAACACTTTGTGAAGACAACGACAAGTGCACAACACTTTGTGAAGACAACGACAAGTGCACAACACTTTGTGAAGACAACGACAAGTGCATAACACTTTGTGAAGACAACGACAAGTACATAACACTGTGTAAAGACAACGACAAGTACATAACACTTTGTGAAGACAACGACAAGTGCATAACACTGTGTAAAGACAACGACAAGTGCATAACACTTTGTGAAGACAACGACAAGTACATAACACTGTGTAAAGACAACGACAAGTACATAACACTTTGTGAAGACAACGACAAGTACATAACACTGTGTAAAGACAACGACAAGTGCATAACACTTTGTGAAGACAACGACAAGTACATAACACTGTGTGAAGACAACGACAAGTACATAACACTGTGTAAAGACAACGACAAGTGCATAACACTTTGTGAAGACAACGACAAGTGCATAACACTTTGTGAAGACAACGACAAGTACATAACACTGTGTGAAGACAACGACAAGTACATAACACTGTGTGAAGACAACGACAAGTACATAACACTGTGTGAAGACAACGACCAACACAAAACAAGGTGTAAAGACAACGAAAAGTGCAAAGAAAATGAGTTGAAAGCAATGAGTAGAGAACTAGTGTCAaagacaacgacaagtacgacacAC